The window GTCTGCAAAGCCGGTATTGTGCAAATGACGCGCTATCTGGCTGTGCATTGGGGCAAAAAAGGAGTCCGTTGTAATTGTATTTCGCCGGGGCCGTTCCCAACACCGCAGGGGCAGGAAAAAAATCCAGAGTTTACCGAACGCTTGGCCTACAAAGTGCCTATGGGCAGGGTAGGGCGCCAGGGCGAAGTAGCCGGGGCAGTTGCCTTTTTTCTTTCAGATGCGGCATCGTACGTAACCGGGCAAAACCTGTTTGTTGACGGCGGCTGGACAGCCTGGTAATTTAAACCAATGCAAACATGAGGGTTTTTACAACACTTTTTATACTTTTTACCATGATAAGCTTAGCCGCCAATTCACAAAACCGGGTAACTATTACTAATGCGGGCTATAATGGCAATAACGTGCTTGACCTTTTAGCAAGGCTGGATAAGGACGTACTGGCTAAAAAGCCGCAATTAGTAGTGCTGATGATTGGCACAAACGATATGTTGAACTTACGTAACATGCTAACAGTGGAGGAGTATAAAAAGAATTATCAAAAATTGATCAGCCTGATAAAAAAACATGCTAAACTTATGCTGATGACGATACCGCCAATTAATGTTGAATACCTAAATCAGCGGGTCGATCCAAAGCATTACGCCCCTGGGGGGCCGCAGGCACGGGTTGATTCGGCTAATGCTGTAGTAAAAGAACTGGCCATAAAAAATAAATGCCATTTAATTGATCTGAACAGGATATTGCTGGCTTGCGGTGGTTCAACCGATGATATAGGGTCACTGTTCCAAAATGTGCCTAATTTTAATGTTAATGATGGGGTGCATCCCGTAGCTAATGGCTACCGTGTTATTGGTACAGCCGTGTATCAGGCCATTAGTAATACCTATCCGGATGTTACCAATATTGTATGCTTTGGCGATAGCATCACCTTTGGCTATAAAATGCATGGCGAAGGTACCATAACCGGCGATCCATATCCTGCTGTGCTTAGCAGGATGTTCAATCAATAAACTGAAATACAATTCATTATAGCAAAGCCATAACTTGTTGTGGGTTAGGGTGTTTTTGTTGACATTCCTGCAAAATAATACCATTAA of the Mucilaginibacter boryungensis genome contains:
- a CDS encoding SGNH/GDSL hydrolase family protein — encoded protein: MISLAANSQNRVTITNAGYNGNNVLDLLARLDKDVLAKKPQLVVLMIGTNDMLNLRNMLTVEEYKKNYQKLISLIKKHAKLMLMTIPPINVEYLNQRVDPKHYAPGGPQARVDSANAVVKELAIKNKCHLIDLNRILLACGGSTDDIGSLFQNVPNFNVNDGVHPVANGYRVIGTAVYQAISNTYPDVTNIVCFGDSITFGYKMHGEGTITGDPYPAVLSRMFNQ